From the genome of Haloterrigena sp. KLK7, one region includes:
- a CDS encoding 6-hydroxymethylpterin diphosphokinase MptE-like protein, whose translation MEFDEWEPVYEAILRDFGYDRTGDERARDILASLTDEFDLAHLSSLRDATVAVAGAGPSLETPSALERARTADVVVAASTAVDTLEANGIDVDCMVTDLDKNPETARRLTDEGIPVAVHAHGDNVSLVRDVVPDYASEFVLPTTQAASRGPVRNFGGFTDGDRAAFLADHFGAAELVFVGWDLEDPAVDPPKARKLEWAERLLRWLESRRGERFPVLDGRRDAIDTSALPLE comes from the coding sequence ATGGAGTTCGACGAGTGGGAGCCCGTCTACGAGGCGATTCTTCGCGATTTCGGCTACGATCGAACCGGCGACGAGCGAGCCCGCGATATCCTGGCCTCGCTGACCGACGAGTTCGATCTCGCCCATCTCTCGAGCCTCCGCGACGCCACGGTGGCGGTCGCCGGCGCCGGCCCCTCGCTCGAGACGCCGTCGGCACTCGAGCGAGCGCGGACGGCCGACGTCGTCGTCGCGGCGTCGACGGCGGTCGATACGCTGGAAGCGAACGGGATCGACGTCGACTGCATGGTGACGGACCTGGACAAGAATCCGGAGACTGCGCGCCGGTTGACCGACGAGGGGATTCCGGTCGCGGTCCACGCGCACGGCGATAACGTCTCCCTCGTTCGCGACGTCGTCCCCGACTACGCGAGCGAGTTCGTCCTCCCGACGACGCAGGCCGCGTCACGCGGGCCGGTCCGAAATTTCGGCGGGTTCACCGACGGCGACCGGGCGGCCTTCCTCGCCGACCATTTCGGCGCCGCGGAGCTCGTCTTCGTCGGCTGGGACCTCGAGGACCCCGCCGTCGACCCGCCCAAAGCGCGCAAACTCGAGTGGGCCGAGCGGCTGCTCCGCTGGCTCGAGTCGCGGCGCGGCGAGCGCTTCCCGGTGCTGGACGGCCGGCGGGACGCGATTGACACGAGCGCCCTGCCCCTCGAGTGA
- the folP gene encoding dihydropteroate synthase — MHNVDAAGLGIGDDYPPRIMGVLNVSEESPYDPSVYDDPGEAARYVDEELIGDGADIVDIGLESANKRFDVLSAEEELDRLHVALETIESVSGDAVFSIETRYAEVADEALSKGFDMVNDIAGFADPEMPAVCEDYDVAVAKMASPPDLERPGAVEETDWARRKSPDWAERADYVDQVYEALKQNGLTDKTIVDPAFGGWSEAQTLEDDRETFRRLREFRALDRPMLVSINRKNFLGEIAGRETEERLPVSLAATSMAVERGAHVIRTHDVAETRDAALIGDAFTERSRTSDGSLSVSRLDVASSRELRTHLDERGVDPDIADDWYSLAIEVEGLRRDDRARLASIVSDADASAYSATDNHTLIVGSIAGISAVEARLRREDGDLSSVGESLATMLE, encoded by the coding sequence ATGCACAACGTCGACGCGGCGGGGTTGGGGATCGGTGACGACTATCCGCCCCGCATTATGGGCGTGTTGAACGTCAGCGAGGAGTCCCCCTACGATCCGAGCGTCTACGACGATCCCGGCGAGGCGGCCCGGTACGTCGACGAGGAACTCATCGGCGACGGCGCCGACATCGTCGATATCGGCCTCGAGTCGGCGAACAAACGGTTCGACGTGCTCTCCGCCGAGGAAGAACTCGACCGCCTCCACGTCGCCCTGGAGACGATCGAGAGCGTCTCCGGAGACGCCGTCTTCTCGATCGAGACCCGCTACGCCGAGGTGGCCGACGAAGCGCTCTCGAAGGGGTTCGACATGGTCAACGACATCGCCGGCTTCGCGGACCCGGAGATGCCGGCCGTCTGCGAGGACTACGACGTCGCCGTCGCGAAGATGGCGAGTCCGCCGGATCTCGAGCGCCCGGGCGCGGTCGAGGAGACCGACTGGGCCCGGCGGAAGTCGCCGGACTGGGCCGAACGGGCCGACTACGTCGATCAGGTCTACGAAGCCCTCAAGCAGAACGGACTGACCGACAAGACGATCGTCGATCCGGCCTTCGGCGGCTGGAGCGAGGCACAGACGCTCGAGGACGACCGCGAGACCTTCCGCCGACTGCGCGAGTTCCGCGCGCTCGACCGACCGATGCTGGTCTCGATCAACCGGAAGAACTTCCTCGGCGAGATCGCGGGGCGCGAGACCGAGGAACGGCTGCCGGTCAGTCTCGCGGCGACGTCGATGGCCGTCGAACGCGGTGCGCACGTGATCCGGACGCACGACGTCGCCGAGACCCGCGACGCGGCCCTGATCGGCGACGCGTTCACCGAGCGCTCGCGGACGAGCGACGGCTCGCTCTCGGTCTCGCGGCTGGACGTCGCCTCGAGCCGGGAGCTGAGAACGCACCTCGACGAACGAGGCGTCGATCCCGACATCGCCGACGACTGGTACTCCCTCGCGATCGAGGTCGAGGGCCTTCGACGCGACGACCGAGCCCGCCTGGCGTCGATCGTCAGCGACGCCGACGCATCCGCGTACTCTGCTACCGATAACCATACATTGATCGTCGGTTCGATAGCCGGAATTTCGGCCGTGGAAGCCCGTCTTCGCCGCGAAGACGGGGACTTGTCTTCGGTCGGCGAGTCGCTCGCTACAATGCTTGAGTAA
- a CDS encoding orc1/cdc6 family replication initiation protein, which translates to MSANDDRDPLFRYDDPVFADERLLEITHLPGPDRIVGRDEQMQRVADALNPAIFGSEPNHLFIFGKTGTGKSLISRSITQRVISEAQRDDVTVKYAFIDCGEQNTEASIVKTIAQIVNEPDRSGVSVPDRGLGTGDYYKRLWQAIDHCTDVTIVILDEIDMLEDDEVLRKLSRAGENRRISDSSIGIIGISNKIDFPDHLSERVKSSLSRDELVFSPYDANQLVEILEKRRDAFHDGVLSDDVIPLTAALAAQEHGDARKAIDILRNAGRIAKKQNATRVTADHVRDAKEKTEADRFNELIEGSPQQAKAILYSLTLLTENSTEKEFPTKIIYNQYKEVARQLDFDVLSERRVQEILQEQNFLNVIQSEREGRGRGRGAHAKHRLLENPSIVKKVLLRDSRLAVLEDDEDETA; encoded by the coding sequence ATGTCCGCCAACGACGATCGAGACCCGCTCTTTCGGTACGACGATCCGGTCTTCGCCGACGAGCGCCTGCTCGAGATCACGCACCTGCCCGGTCCGGATCGGATCGTCGGTCGTGACGAGCAGATGCAACGGGTTGCGGACGCCCTGAACCCGGCTATCTTCGGGAGCGAGCCCAACCACCTGTTCATCTTCGGCAAGACCGGAACCGGCAAATCACTCATCTCCCGATCGATCACCCAGCGGGTGATCTCGGAAGCGCAGCGCGACGACGTCACCGTCAAGTACGCCTTCATCGACTGTGGCGAACAGAACACCGAGGCGTCGATCGTGAAGACGATCGCCCAGATCGTCAACGAACCCGATCGGAGCGGCGTCTCCGTCCCCGACCGCGGCCTCGGCACCGGCGACTACTACAAGCGACTCTGGCAGGCGATCGATCACTGCACCGACGTCACCATCGTTATCCTAGACGAGATCGATATGCTCGAGGACGACGAAGTCCTCCGGAAACTCTCTCGCGCGGGCGAGAACCGACGCATCTCGGACTCGAGTATCGGTATCATCGGCATCTCGAACAAGATCGATTTCCCCGATCACCTCTCCGAGCGGGTCAAATCCAGTCTCTCTCGCGACGAACTCGTCTTCTCGCCGTACGACGCCAACCAGTTGGTCGAAATCCTCGAGAAGCGACGCGACGCCTTCCACGACGGGGTGCTCTCCGACGACGTGATTCCCCTCACGGCGGCGCTGGCGGCCCAGGAACACGGCGACGCGCGAAAGGCGATCGACATCCTCCGAAACGCCGGTCGCATCGCGAAGAAACAGAACGCGACCCGCGTCACGGCAGACCACGTCCGCGATGCCAAGGAGAAGACCGAGGCCGACCGCTTCAACGAACTGATCGAGGGCTCGCCCCAGCAGGCGAAGGCGATCCTCTACTCGCTGACGCTGCTGACCGAGAACAGCACGGAAAAGGAGTTCCCGACGAAGATCATCTACAACCAGTACAAGGAGGTCGCCCGCCAGCTCGACTTCGACGTCCTCTCCGAACGGCGCGTACAGGAGATCCTCCAGGAGCAGAACTTCCTCAACGTGATCCAGTCCGAGCGCGAGGGTCGCGGCCGCGGCCGCGGCGCCCACGCCAAACATCGACTCCTCGAGAATCCCTCGATCGTCAAGAAGGTGCTCCTGCGGGATTCGCGGCTGGCCGTCCTCGAGGACGACGAGGACGAGACCGCGTAG